One genomic window of Microbacterium sp. BH-3-3-3 includes the following:
- a CDS encoding NAD(P)-dependent oxidoreductase, with amino-acid sequence MPRIAVIGGTGYAGSHIVTEAVRRGHTVVSVARSVPAERVEGATYIEGTVLDVPGLVAELEGVEVVVSAAAPRGDMEGKLRPAIAQLATALPDGVRLGVIGGAGGSLVADGGPRLIDTDGFAEEYKPEAREAIGMLEDLQADDTGRDWFYVHPAGGFGSWAPGERTGTYRDGGDVLVVDDNGDSFIGGADFAVAVLDEIENPRHSRGRFTVGY; translated from the coding sequence ATGCCCCGCATCGCTGTCATCGGAGGCACCGGCTACGCCGGGAGCCACATCGTCACCGAGGCCGTCCGCCGCGGCCACACCGTCGTCTCCGTCGCCCGTTCGGTCCCGGCCGAGCGCGTCGAGGGTGCGACGTACATCGAGGGCACCGTCCTCGACGTGCCCGGTCTCGTCGCCGAACTCGAAGGCGTCGAGGTCGTCGTGTCGGCGGCCGCCCCGCGCGGCGACATGGAGGGCAAGCTCCGCCCCGCCATCGCCCAGCTGGCCACCGCGCTGCCCGACGGGGTGCGTCTGGGAGTCATCGGCGGCGCCGGCGGCTCGCTCGTCGCCGACGGTGGTCCTCGCCTCATCGACACCGACGGCTTCGCCGAGGAGTACAAGCCCGAAGCCCGCGAGGCCATCGGCATGCTCGAAGACCTGCAGGCCGACGACACCGGCCGCGACTGGTTCTACGTGCACCCGGCCGGGGGCTTCGGCTCGTGGGCACCGGGGGAGCGCACGGGAACCTATCGCGACGGCGGCGACGTGCTCGTCGTCGACGACAACGGCGACTCGTTCATCGGTGGTGCCGATTTCGCGGTCGCCGTCCTCGACGAGATCGAGAACCCGCGCCACTCCCGGGGACGCTTCACCGTCGGTTACTGA